The Papaver somniferum cultivar HN1 chromosome 6, ASM357369v1, whole genome shotgun sequence genome segment AAAGATAGGAGAATCTGGTGAGCAAAACTAAATTTCTTACTGGAGCATATATTTTCAGTTTGGGAAATAGATATTGTTTAAAGTTAGGTTTGGATCTTTGTAATTGATATACAAAAATGTTTGCAGGTGTGACAACAATTGCTGGAGGGAAATCTAACACAGCAGGGTATAGGGATGGACCCGGTGATCATGCAAAATTTTCGAGTGATTTTGATGTTGTCTATGTTGCACGTACTTGTTCTTTGTTAGTAGTTGATAGAGGAAATGCTGCACTTAGGCAAATTTCTCTGAACCAAGAGGATTGTGATGCACAGGATAGCTCAATTTCTACTGCAGGTGCTATTccatttctttttattatttgctTACTTAATCTTCTAGAGAAGCACTCTGCAAGCTCTTGATGTGCTGTCTGTGTGGGTGTTTCTTTCGATAGATGTCCTATCAATTATTATGCCATAAAAGGTTGTAGTATTGCTATAAATATCCTCTTATTCCTTCAGATTCTGTGTTCAAATCCTAGTACTTGTGTCAATGATGCAAGATTTTCATCTTAACCATATTATGGAAAACCGAATCTCATGGTAGGCTACACAAAACCCTATGCTGTCCTACATATACTGTCAAACCATACATCCCCAATTTTAGCTCACGAGCTCACTGCACTACTCAGACTCAATGAGTTGCATTCAAGCTTTACAAAAAGGTGAGTTACCGTGGGAGCTGACTCAAATATGGAGAGGCTAATTTTGCTGCAGATACCTtggccaaacaagcatgttttTTGGCTGAGGATATTTATAAaatttatgagggtaggccagcgTTCATTCCGGCTGTGGAATGGCCTGGCAAAGTTTATTATCGTTTCAAATAGGCTGTGGTAGTTTAGATTGCCTTTCTGGCTAGCTAGATTGGTATGGACTAAGCTTTGAACATATTTTTGCTTTTTAATGAATTTTATTGACTGAGTAAAAAAAAAACCTCACTGCACTACCATTTTCTAGTTTGTCTCATTTTTTCGAAGCCCTCAACTTGGTCAAAACCATAACTGTCATTGTCCTAGTCTCCTATCTCTTGACAACTTCAACCTTTCAGAACAGTAACGTTGCGCGTTTTATGTTTTCATTTGATTAGATAAGTAGCAGTATATTGTCATAACCTAGAATGTTCATCGAATCTTGTACAGATGAAAAATGTAATGTCGAAAAAAAATAAAGTTGACTAGACTTCTCCGAATGACATATAGACATTGTTTCTCTTCATCCTCCACTGGAACCTCACACAGATAAATGAAAACTACCTTAAAATAAATAGGAAAGAATGGTGACTTCAAAATAGAAGTTAAAGAAATAGATCAAACATGTGAATACGACGACTAGCTAAACTCGCGCAACTACTCATCTGGAGAGGAGAGTTATTACATACTGAGATGTGAAGTGGGAAAAGTAGGGTATCCTTCGATAATTTGCATGACAGCCTGATACCTAAATTTTGCCGGTGCTTTCATATCAGCTGATCTCTTTTTAATGTGCTTATCAATATCGACTTTTATTTTTGCTGTCAGACATTGTGATGGTTATTGGTGCAATTTTGGTGGGATATGCTACATGCTTAGTTCAACAGGGATATGGAGCTTCCTTCTTCTCATGGGTGGTAAGTTTCACTCCAAGCAATATGAGAATACTGCTCATCTGAGTTTTTGGCCAACACGGGAAAGTTCCAGTTTCCTTTACCTTCTTATGGTAGGCGTATTGAACATTTATTTTATGAGGACGAGGCTAGGGATGGTATTCTGTTACTGTGTTTTTCGATTTATAGGGTGATAGTTTCATAATCTGATATACACAAGTGAGTCTTTCCAGGCCTAGGATTTATACAGCTACAGCAAAGCTGAAAGAGTCGATAAGCAATATATGACCAGTCCGCATATTCTGGTTATGGTTATCTTTTTCAGCTGAATTCCCTAGTTCAAAGGTTTAGTTCATTCTCGGATAAGCTGCAGTGCTAAGTGTGCTGTCATTTcatgtgtttcattttttttttatcaagtcgcTGTGTTATAATGTTTATATATTAGACTTCTACATATATTTACTTTGTAAATGCGAGGATGCAATGTTTTTAATTTTGTAACCTAACCGTTAGTGCTCGACTCTACCCCCACTGAATATTTGTTGCTGCACAACGTTTGATGGGTCTTATGCAGATTCAACCATCAGAAACTAAGATTCAACAAAAAGCCACCATTGAGAAACCAAATCTCTTCGTCAAGAGCTTAAAAGAGGATCCAGATGCCGGATGGGCATCATTCGGGAGACTTTTTGTTGATATATCAAAATTAGCTGCCGAGGCTCTGGGTAGTGTCTTTCTTTACATAGTGCCGTCCAATTTCAGACCTGGTATATCGAGCAAAGCACTTACTCCAATGAAAGACTCTCTTGTCATGCCTGCGGATAAGAAACCTGTACCTCCATTGGTGCAGAAGCATCGAAACTCAGCTCCTGTTATTGAAGCACGACATTCCCTTGCTCCAAATTCTAGTGACAACAGTTACATACAACACAAGCTTCAGAAGAGTAAATCATCAAACCCCAAGGAAGCTTCATCAACAGGGAAGTATCGATCTTCAAAGAGACAAGATTTCACCGACTTCTATGGATCTGGCGAGCCACCACCACCTTACGGACAATTCAGTACTTCTAAGACCCAGAAAGAAAGAAGCAGGCACCGTCACCGTGATAGAAGTGGAGAGGTGGTTTATGGAGCTGCTGAGCCGAAACCTGTTGAGATCAAGGCAGTTGACTATAATGATTCTAAGTTTGATCATTACAATATCAGGAGCAAGTATGGTACAAATGATCTATATAATTACTGAGTTAGGGCCTTGAAGACATAATAGCTTGAGCTACAGGGTTTTTCTATTGTAGGCAAACTAGATATTCAGAATGTGTTTCTAGAAGCTCATTATCACTGGTTTCATCCCAAACCCATGTTTTGTTTTGTGAGTTACTTTGGGTTTTAACCTAGTAGTAGAAAAGCCCGAAAATCTCCCCCTTTTAATGCAAGCAACATTATCGGCATTGACCGTTGGATTATCCAATTCTGAAATTTAGCCGTCAGATTTACCATCCCCTACAATTCTGCCGATTTTTTTTTCCGTGTGAACAATTCATTTCGGCCATTGGATTGCCTTGGTTCCAGCAGCATGATATTACTCTTACAGAAGAACCCTTAATCTTCCAACAAATTACAAAACTACCCTATTACAAATTTATCCATCGCTCGTCGGTCTTCCCCAACCTTCCCCTACTGTTCGATAACATGTCATAATGCATTTTGATTCAGTATATCATTGTTTTGCAGAAGTAGGAAATACAAATGAAAAGATTAGCATTTGCCGACGTGCACGCACTTCAGTTGTATACTGCAGTTGTGTTAAGTCTTGTAATATGACTTCGGTGGATGAGAAGGTGACAGTCGTGAGGATTAGTCTTCCCGTTTATAGTGTAACATCTGTAGTAACTTTTCGAGTACAGTTTCAGTATCCTTTTCCTTTCCGTCTCCACTTTTTCCTGTCTTTTGATGATTATTACTTCCTTCGTTGTTTTTGTCGTTGTTGGTCAATTTCAAAAGTTCTTTTCTGTGTCTGAATATTATCGCGAGTTCTCAATTTATACACCGTT includes the following:
- the LOC113287184 gene encoding uncharacterized protein LOC113287184; amino-acid sequence: MRNSHIFLILLVPILTLFQAEAASAGPIAKHISHFLKWTRSSPKTPQTEGNIVQFENGYLVETVVEGNELGVVPYSIRVSQDGELFAVDTVNSNIVRITPPLSQYSRARLVAGSFQGYTGHVDGKPTDARFDHPKGVAMDDKGNVYVADTPNLAIRKIGESGVTTIAGGKSNTAGYRDGPGDHAKFSSDFDVVYVARTCSLLVVDRGNAALRQISLNQEDCDAQDSSISTADIVMVIGAILVGYATCLVQQGYGASFFSWVIQPSETKIQQKATIEKPNLFVKSLKEDPDAGWASFGRLFVDISKLAAEALGSVFLYIVPSNFRPGISSKALTPMKDSLVMPADKKPVPPLVQKHRNSAPVIEARHSLAPNSSDNSYIQHKLQKSKSSNPKEASSTGKYRSSKRQDFTDFYGSGEPPPPYGQFSTSKTQKERSRHRHRDRSGEVVYGAAEPKPVEIKAVDYNDSKFDHYNIRSKYGTNDLYNY